Proteins from a genomic interval of Salmo salar chromosome ssa14, Ssal_v3.1, whole genome shotgun sequence:
- the rp9 gene encoding retinitis pigmentosa 9 protein isoform X1, which yields MSSRKRSRDSEDRGDRKRHKESKHDVEKLKKQARKLNQEVQKLKHLETFYEKPPPGLIKAEEYKPEDCIPADPGNEDARDFLAHAPTKGLWMPLGKEVKVMQCWRCKRYGHRTGDRECPFFIKGNQKLEQFRVAHEDPMYDLIRENKRNEKETRIQQLQQLLQDTTSSDSDSSSSSSSTGDRKKRKHKKKGKKKDKKKRKKRRKHKSSKTSDCSETD from the exons ATGTCTAGTAGAAAGAGATCGCGAGACTCGGAGGACAGAGGAGACCGCAAAAGGCACAAGGAATCAAAACACGATGTAGAAAAACTCAAGAAACAAGCGAGAAAACTCAACCAAGAAGTGCAAAAGCTGAAGCATTTGGAGACCTT TTATGAAAAACCTCCTCCTGGACTCATAAAG GCGGAGGAGTACAAACCAGAGGACTGTATTCCTGCTGATCCAGGAAATGAGGATGCTAGGGACTTCCTGGCTCACGCCCCCACCAAGGGGCTGTGGATGCCTCTGGGGAAGGAGGTGAAAGTGATGCAGT GTTGGAGATGCAAGCGCTATGGACACAGGACAGGGGACAGAGAGTGTCCCTTCTTCATCAAAGGAAACCAGAAACTGGAGCAGTTCAGAGTG GCACACGAAGACCCAATGTACGACCTGATCCGAGAAAACAAACGCAATGAAAAAGAAACAAG gATCCAGCAGCTGCAGCAACTCCTGCAGGACACCACCTCCTCCGACTCGGacagctcctcctcttcctcctccaccggCGACCGCAAGAAGAGGAAACACAAGAAGAAGGGCAAAAAGAAGgacaagaagaagaggaagaagaggaggaagcacaAGTCCTCCAAAACCAGTGACTGTTCTGAGACCGATTGA